A portion of the Sphaerochaeta pleomorpha str. Grapes genome contains these proteins:
- a CDS encoding ABC transporter permease subunit: MIDTRWAIVLPNALSVWNLMVTLTFFKTSLSEELFEAAELEGASDLRILWSVVLPLSQAIIAVIALYYAIGIWNSYFDALIYLKTSSKFPLQIILRNILISNQMDLSMGGDLVAMARRQGMADVMKYALIVVSSAPLLLIYPFVQKFFIKGVMLGSIKG, encoded by the coding sequence ATGATTGATACTCGCTGGGCGATAGTTCTTCCGAATGCTTTGAGTGTATGGAACCTTATGGTAACTCTAACCTTCTTTAAAACTTCCCTGTCAGAGGAATTGTTTGAAGCTGCTGAATTGGAAGGAGCTAGCGACCTTCGGATTCTCTGGTCAGTGGTACTTCCCCTCTCTCAGGCAATTATTGCAGTCATCGCGCTCTACTATGCAATAGGGATCTGGAATTCCTATTTTGATGCCCTTATTTATCTTAAAACAAGTAGTAAGTTTCCCTTACAGATTATTCTTCGAAACATTCTAATTAGCAACCAGATGGATCTTTCAATGGGTGGCGATTTAGTTGCTATGGCCAGGAGACAAGGAATGGCAGATGTTATGAAATATGCACTTATTGTCGTTTCCTCAGCTCCCTTGTTACTGATTTATCCCTTTGTCCAGAAGTTCTTCATAAAGGGAGTAATGCTCGGTTCCATCAAAGGATAA
- a CDS encoding phosphoglucomutase encodes MLIYDYLSHLPIADDQLDPLDFTTPSQEQLNKALEGMILSASGWRKVFAVSGNEEDNTSSISDPDSILAAFAALSLARHLGVKKAQESSIDSTITRLPEIGDAQKTVLVGLDSRPTGQILGDIVCRTLTALGVKVRYLFICAAPEIMADCNLFSEEADAFLYISASHNPVGHNGIKFGKQGGVYTGQESALLANTFRSLVANPEAARYVQKLSSLLDEETYHQVLSDTRYQKQQSLERYETFVLGTACKSFVNDKIRTFSRAILEGTETNPIGIVAELNGSARSVSIDYSLFNSLGIRVYMLNNQPGKIVHAIVPEGENLELCRRTLEDQYKRDSCYKLGYVPDNDGDRGNLVYIKDSNQKAVIMEAQEVFALVVLVELCQARLDNPKAKIAIAVNGPTSMRIDRIAKKLNVEVFRSEVGEANVVELATRLRSDGYIVNIFGEGSNGGNITYPAKVRDPMNTLMSLIKLISDKNIFRCWCRTNGKDLPKSMTYENIINSLPSFTSTGAFSTQAKMQVTVSQKDLKNAYEEIFLLQWEERKSELLAMGIEDYVAYQMEGTVCTEGLGETFRTPPYKGGHKIVFLDKDGLCTDFIWMRGSGTEPVFRVMADCEGSSQKRHDYLLAWQRDMIAKADQLARTRN; translated from the coding sequence ATGCTCATCTATGATTATCTCAGTCACCTGCCAATAGCTGATGACCAGCTTGATCCCTTGGATTTCACGACCCCTTCACAAGAACAACTCAACAAGGCCCTTGAGGGGATGATTCTCTCAGCTTCCGGCTGGAGAAAAGTATTCGCTGTCAGCGGCAATGAAGAAGACAATACCTCTTCCATATCTGATCCCGATTCCATCCTCGCTGCTTTTGCCGCACTCTCATTGGCTAGGCATCTGGGAGTCAAGAAGGCTCAAGAATCATCCATAGACAGTACCATCACAAGGCTTCCCGAAATCGGCGATGCGCAAAAAACCGTGTTGGTCGGACTCGACTCCAGACCTACCGGCCAGATACTCGGCGATATAGTCTGCAGGACCCTTACCGCCCTTGGGGTAAAAGTCAGGTACCTGTTTATCTGTGCAGCCCCAGAGATTATGGCCGACTGCAACCTCTTCAGTGAAGAAGCCGACGCATTCCTATATATTTCAGCGAGTCATAACCCAGTAGGACACAACGGGATTAAATTCGGAAAACAAGGTGGTGTCTATACAGGGCAAGAGTCGGCGCTGTTGGCAAATACATTCCGTTCCCTGGTAGCCAATCCTGAAGCGGCACGCTATGTACAGAAGCTCTCCTCTCTATTAGATGAAGAAACCTACCATCAGGTACTTTCCGATACCCGCTACCAAAAACAACAGAGCTTGGAACGGTATGAGACCTTCGTGCTCGGCACCGCCTGCAAAAGCTTTGTAAATGATAAAATCAGGACATTCTCCCGCGCTATCCTTGAGGGAACCGAAACCAACCCAATCGGTATCGTAGCGGAACTGAACGGAAGTGCCCGTTCGGTGAGTATCGATTATTCCCTGTTCAATTCCCTTGGCATCAGGGTATATATGCTGAACAACCAACCTGGGAAAATCGTACATGCAATCGTGCCTGAAGGCGAAAACCTGGAACTTTGCAGGAGAACCCTTGAAGACCAATACAAGAGAGACTCCTGCTATAAACTCGGCTATGTCCCCGATAATGACGGGGACCGGGGAAACCTTGTCTACATCAAGGATAGCAACCAGAAAGCAGTAATCATGGAAGCCCAGGAGGTGTTTGCCCTGGTAGTGCTGGTCGAACTCTGTCAGGCAAGACTGGACAACCCCAAGGCAAAGATTGCCATTGCCGTAAATGGCCCGACTTCGATGAGAATTGACAGGATTGCCAAAAAACTCAATGTCGAAGTCTTTCGCTCTGAAGTCGGCGAGGCAAATGTGGTGGAATTGGCAACAAGGCTGAGAAGCGATGGCTATATAGTAAATATTTTCGGAGAAGGTTCAAACGGAGGGAATATTACCTATCCTGCAAAGGTTAGGGATCCCATGAATACCCTCATGAGTCTTATTAAATTGATTTCAGACAAAAACATCTTCAGATGCTGGTGTCGGACCAACGGCAAAGACCTGCCAAAAAGCATGACCTATGAGAATATTATAAACAGCCTTCCCTCCTTTACCTCGACTGGAGCTTTTTCAACCCAGGCAAAGATGCAGGTAACGGTTTCACAAAAAGACCTGAAAAATGCCTATGAAGAGATCTTCCTCCTCCAATGGGAAGAACGAAAGAGCGAGTTGCTTGCCATGGGTATCGAAGACTATGTGGCCTACCAAATGGAAGGGACGGTATGTACAGAAGGTCTCGGCGAAACGTTCCGTACTCCGCCTTACAAAGGCGGACACAAAATCGTTTTCCTTGATAAAGATGGTTTATGTACCGATTTTATCTGGATGCGGGGAAGTGGGACAGAGCCGGTGTTCAGGGTGATGGCAGACTGCGAAGGCTCTAGCCAAAAGCGGCATGATTATTTGCTTGCATGGCAGCGGGATATGATTGCCAAGGCCGACCAGCTGGCAAGGACAAGAAACTAA
- a CDS encoding very short patch repair endonuclease produces MSDFCLPAKRSKIMASIRGKDTKGELLVRRYLFRKGFRFRVNDKRLIGKPDIVLAKYRTVVFVNGCFWHGHELCPDFVRPKTNTAFWDTKIETNRKRDERVIKALTEQGWHVIVVWECELKGKEKREATLLGLANEIWDVL; encoded by the coding sequence ATGAGTGATTTCTGCCTTCCTGCAAAGAGAAGCAAGATAATGGCCTCTATCAGGGGCAAGGACACCAAGGGGGAACTTTTGGTGCGCCGCTATCTTTTCAGGAAGGGGTTCCGGTTCCGGGTGAATGACAAACGCCTGATAGGGAAACCTGATATTGTCCTTGCCAAATACCGGACCGTAGTCTTTGTAAATGGCTGTTTCTGGCATGGTCATGAGCTCTGTCCCGATTTTGTCAGGCCAAAGACAAATACTGCTTTCTGGGATACTAAGATCGAGACAAACAGAAAACGTGATGAGCGGGTAATAAAGGCCCTTACCGAACAAGGCTGGCATGTAATCGTAGTCTGGGAATGTGAACTCAAAGGCAAGGAAAAGCGTGAGGCCACGCTTTTGGGCCTTGCCAATGAAATCTGGGATGTGCTTTAG
- a CDS encoding ABC transporter permease subunit, producing MLAIGMNELSSVFARKTVQFFTYAPYFISTVVLVSMMMQLFDPRIGLLMKLLKTLGYSGDNIFGSPTAFRHLYVWSGIWQQTGYNAIMYLAALSAIDIQLYDAAKVDGCSKWQRIWHIDLPGIQPTIIILLILNMGYIMSVGFEKVYLMQNPMNLGTSEIIATYVYRVGLINSNFGFSTAVGFFNSVVNLILMLSVNKVAQKVGETSLW from the coding sequence ATGCTTGCGATTGGAATGAATGAATTATCAAGTGTTTTTGCCCGTAAGACTGTTCAGTTTTTTACGTATGCTCCTTATTTTATTTCAACGGTTGTTCTCGTATCTATGATGATGCAGCTTTTTGATCCTAGGATTGGACTGCTCATGAAATTGTTGAAGACGCTTGGGTATAGTGGCGACAATATATTCGGTTCCCCGACGGCTTTCCGCCATCTGTATGTATGGTCGGGAATTTGGCAGCAGACAGGCTACAATGCCATCATGTACCTAGCAGCGCTTTCTGCAATAGATATCCAACTATATGATGCAGCCAAGGTGGACGGCTGTTCCAAATGGCAACGCATCTGGCATATCGATCTGCCAGGTATTCAACCTACCATTATAATTTTATTGATTCTCAACATGGGTTACATCATGAGTGTTGGTTTTGAGAAAGTCTACCTGATGCAGAACCCTATGAACCTAGGAACGTCTGAGATAATTGCAACCTATGTGTATCGAGTGGGATTGATCAACAGTAATTTTGGTTTTTCTACAGCTGTCGGTTTTTTTAATTCGGTGGTCAATTTGATTCTGATGCTATCAGTTAACAAGGTTGCCCAGAAAGTAGGGGAGACCAGTCTATGGTAA
- a CDS encoding hexokinase family protein: MVVIDSRTDAFLAKWGMSSDSVDMEALLGKFRREMESGLKQGGKSSLKMIPTYTQVEDEVKKGEPVIVIDAGGTNLRTCLVTFDEKGTAHIEDFKKTSMPGVKQEVTAEQFFAVFANEVERLIDKSDRIGFCFSYAASITSDHDGIPLVFSKEIKAPEVIGKPVGATLLAELAKRGHDVSKKRVSVLNDTVATLLAGKAAPSDTPYSGYIGFILGTGTNTAYVESNANIGTVPSLHEGSQIINIESGNFDYCPGRLDEEFFASTKQPGQYHLEKMISGAYLGPMSNLVINKAIEEGLLSKTFSERFAKVQPINTTVMSNYLEMPFNKDYALVACVDGNEDDAKALWIILDSIIARAAKLTAANLAATVLKSGKGDDPRRPVCINADGTTYYKTEYLKKYTEYYLHTYLQLGKKRYVEFVRIDDSPTIGAAIAGLGL, from the coding sequence ATGGTGGTAATCGATTCTCGAACCGATGCGTTTCTTGCTAAGTGGGGTATGAGTAGCGATAGTGTCGATATGGAAGCCTTGCTCGGTAAGTTTCGCAGGGAAATGGAAAGCGGTTTGAAACAAGGTGGAAAAAGTTCCTTGAAGATGATCCCTACCTACACCCAGGTAGAAGATGAGGTGAAAAAGGGGGAACCGGTTATTGTCATCGATGCTGGCGGGACCAACCTCAGGACTTGTCTGGTAACCTTTGATGAAAAAGGAACTGCCCATATAGAGGATTTCAAAAAAACCTCGATGCCTGGAGTAAAGCAAGAGGTTACAGCCGAACAGTTCTTTGCTGTATTTGCCAATGAAGTCGAACGTCTCATCGATAAAAGCGATCGGATAGGTTTCTGCTTTTCCTATGCAGCCTCCATCACTTCTGATCATGATGGCATCCCCCTAGTGTTTTCAAAAGAGATTAAAGCTCCCGAGGTTATCGGAAAACCTGTCGGTGCCACGTTGTTAGCCGAGTTGGCCAAGCGTGGGCATGATGTTTCCAAGAAGCGGGTCTCTGTACTCAATGATACTGTGGCCACTTTGCTTGCCGGTAAGGCAGCTCCTTCCGATACTCCCTATTCTGGGTATATCGGGTTCATTCTGGGCACAGGCACCAACACAGCCTATGTCGAGTCCAATGCAAACATAGGAACAGTCCCTTCCCTGCATGAAGGTTCCCAGATCATAAACATCGAATCGGGAAACTTTGACTACTGTCCGGGACGACTCGACGAAGAATTCTTTGCCTCTACCAAGCAACCTGGCCAGTATCATCTGGAAAAGATGATCAGCGGGGCCTATCTGGGACCCATGAGCAATCTGGTTATCAACAAGGCAATCGAGGAAGGGTTGCTCAGTAAGACTTTTTCCGAGCGCTTTGCCAAGGTACAACCGATTAATACGACGGTGATGAGCAATTACCTGGAAATGCCTTTCAACAAAGACTATGCCCTGGTTGCCTGTGTCGATGGTAATGAAGACGATGCAAAGGCACTGTGGATCATCCTCGATTCCATCATTGCCCGGGCAGCCAAGCTTACCGCTGCCAATCTGGCTGCAACAGTGTTGAAGAGTGGAAAAGGTGATGATCCCAGAAGACCGGTCTGTATCAACGCGGATGGTACTACCTACTACAAGACCGAATACCTAAAAAAATATACCGAATATTACCTGCATACATACCTGCAACTAGGCAAGAAGCGCTATGTAGAGTTTGTCAGGATTGACGACTCCCCCACAATAGGGGCTGCCATTGCAGGCTTGGGGCTGTAG
- a CDS encoding copper homeostasis protein CutC has product MSKIQIEICLEDVQSVINAEKGGADRVELCSDLFEGGLTPTLGTFLVAQQNSKIPMQVMIRPRGGDFCYSDIEFSVMLKDIDIFKSHGATGIVFGILKADGEIDMERSREVVERAKPLSITFHRAFDMTKDGSSSLEKLIELGIDRVLTSGLEPTVPEGVDMLSLLVEQAGNRIIVMPGCGLHERNFTKMHQKIGAKEYHLMLPEYQNSLMQHRSDDILMGGVLRQSEYLIAHTGLDRVKGVCKMV; this is encoded by the coding sequence ATGAGTAAAATCCAAATAGAAATCTGTCTTGAGGACGTACAATCAGTTATCAATGCTGAAAAAGGCGGTGCTGACAGAGTTGAGCTGTGTAGTGATTTGTTCGAAGGAGGGCTTACGCCCACTCTGGGAACGTTCCTTGTAGCTCAGCAGAATTCAAAAATTCCTATGCAGGTTATGATTCGTCCCCGCGGGGGTGATTTCTGTTATAGTGATATCGAATTCAGTGTTATGTTAAAAGATATTGATATATTTAAATCCCATGGGGCCACGGGAATTGTCTTTGGTATTTTGAAAGCCGATGGTGAAATTGATATGGAACGTTCTCGAGAGGTTGTTGAAAGAGCGAAACCTCTTTCCATAACATTTCACCGTGCTTTTGATATGACTAAGGATGGATCTTCTTCTTTGGAAAAACTCATTGAACTTGGTATCGATAGAGTTCTTACCTCAGGATTGGAACCTACTGTCCCAGAGGGTGTAGATATGCTCAGCCTTTTAGTCGAGCAGGCAGGGAATCGAATCATTGTTATGCCGGGTTGTGGGTTACATGAGCGGAATTTTACAAAGATGCACCAAAAAATTGGAGCCAAGGAATATCATCTCATGCTTCCTGAGTATCAAAATTCTTTAATGCAACATCGAAGTGATGATATTCTCATGGGTGGAGTACTCAGACAAAGCGAATATTTGATTGCCCATACAGGGTTGGATAGGGTGAAAGGTGTCTGCAAAATGGTTTAG
- a CDS encoding alpha-amylase family protein, producing MYTIPYRHIHLDFHTSGVIDGIGKDFSRLEFQQALIDGCVDSITICAKCHHGWMYYPSRTFSAHPHLTCDLFGEMLSAAHEIGLTVEAYISVGYDEDIALLHSDWLIRNADQSLDSTADFLSPGYHQFCLNSPYLDRVCAQVDDLLSSYKVDGIFLDIVGERECYCAYCMRESQILGIDPKDTKAMGKIWKRTYAEYVRRIQEVVDRVQPGIEVFHNSGHVNRGRIDLMKVNSHLELESLPTGGWGYDHFLLSSRFVQPLGIPFLGMTGRFQYGWGDFGGFKHPNGLRYETSRFLANGAGCSIGDQMHPYGKLDPFLYQMIGNVYREVKQVQKWCEDVVPVSEIGILSTEISGNYVVQGVEDSLRKGSSDIGVVRILQEGHYLFDVIGPDTEFSCYKVIILPDCIVGDAELQEKILTFITNGGKVLATGTSGIGINGGMDLQLGVTWTGKDPYQPNYIHPSFTLGDLKSDSFVMYLGCQLCEVSPESKTLARIQEPFFNRSLEHFSSHYHTASTLIDSGAGVVASNRGIYCTWNLFAEYALKANLAAKYIVLNLLEMLLPLRLVRCEYPSQVEISLMHQVSFKRLVLHVVNGSRVNHGLQMEVVEDFIPLLPTPVHLRISQKIIRIYLVPQESDLTFTQTDGLIDFTVPTFSCHQLVAIEYEN from the coding sequence ATGTATACAATTCCCTATAGACATATTCATCTGGATTTCCATACATCAGGGGTAATTGATGGAATTGGAAAAGATTTTTCTAGATTAGAGTTCCAACAGGCTCTTATTGACGGATGTGTCGACTCAATAACCATTTGTGCCAAGTGCCATCATGGTTGGATGTATTATCCTTCACGAACATTTTCTGCCCATCCCCATCTCACCTGTGATTTATTTGGTGAGATGCTCTCTGCTGCCCACGAAATTGGCTTGACAGTTGAAGCCTATATTTCTGTTGGGTACGATGAAGACATTGCATTGCTCCATAGTGATTGGCTCATAAGGAATGCAGACCAGAGTCTTGATTCTACTGCTGACTTCCTTTCTCCCGGATATCATCAATTTTGTCTTAACAGTCCCTATCTTGATAGGGTATGTGCCCAAGTGGATGATTTGCTTTCTTCTTACAAGGTAGACGGAATTTTTCTTGATATCGTCGGGGAACGGGAATGTTATTGTGCATATTGTATGCGAGAATCACAGATATTAGGTATTGATCCCAAGGATACAAAGGCCATGGGAAAAATCTGGAAAAGAACCTATGCTGAGTATGTTAGACGAATACAGGAAGTTGTTGATAGGGTTCAACCGGGAATTGAAGTATTTCATAACAGTGGGCATGTAAACCGTGGGAGGATTGACCTGATGAAAGTTAATTCCCATCTGGAACTTGAGTCGCTTCCCACTGGTGGTTGGGGGTATGACCATTTTCTTTTGTCTTCAAGGTTTGTGCAACCTCTAGGTATACCCTTTCTCGGGATGACCGGACGATTCCAATATGGATGGGGTGATTTCGGTGGTTTCAAGCATCCCAATGGGTTGCGATATGAGACTTCCCGTTTTCTTGCCAATGGCGCAGGATGTTCTATTGGAGATCAGATGCACCCGTACGGGAAACTTGATCCTTTTCTGTATCAAATGATAGGAAATGTCTATAGGGAAGTTAAGCAAGTTCAAAAATGGTGTGAGGATGTAGTTCCTGTCTCAGAAATCGGCATTTTATCGACTGAAATATCTGGAAACTATGTTGTTCAGGGTGTCGAAGATTCTCTGCGGAAGGGGAGTTCAGATATTGGCGTTGTGAGGATATTGCAAGAAGGGCATTATCTTTTCGATGTAATTGGCCCGGATACCGAATTCTCGTGTTACAAGGTAATCATCCTACCTGATTGTATTGTTGGGGATGCTGAGTTACAGGAAAAAATACTGACTTTTATCACCAATGGGGGAAAGGTCCTTGCTACAGGGACCAGCGGTATTGGAATAAACGGTGGAATGGACTTGCAGCTCGGAGTGACTTGGACAGGCAAGGATCCCTACCAGCCAAACTATATCCATCCTTCATTCACTCTTGGTGATTTAAAAAGTGACTCCTTTGTCATGTATCTGGGTTGCCAGCTATGTGAAGTCTCCCCTGAGAGTAAAACACTTGCCCGGATACAAGAACCATTTTTCAATCGTAGTCTTGAACACTTTTCTTCGCATTATCATACTGCCAGTACACTAATTGATTCTGGTGCTGGGGTAGTTGCTTCAAATCGAGGGATTTACTGTACCTGGAACCTTTTTGCAGAATATGCACTGAAGGCAAATCTTGCAGCAAAGTATATAGTCTTGAATCTGCTTGAGATGTTGCTTCCTTTGCGTCTCGTGAGATGTGAGTATCCTTCACAGGTTGAGATTTCATTGATGCACCAGGTATCGTTTAAGCGCTTGGTTCTTCATGTAGTCAATGGCTCCCGTGTTAATCATGGATTGCAAATGGAAGTTGTGGAAGATTTTATTCCACTTCTTCCTACGCCTGTGCATTTGAGGATTTCTCAAAAAATTATCAGAATATACCTTGTTCCCCAGGAAAGTGACCTGACTTTTACCCAAACAGATGGTTTGATTGACTTTACCGTTCCGACTTTTTCATGTCATCAACTGGTGGCAATCGAGTACGAAAACTGA
- a CDS encoding thioredoxin family protein — MKRFAYICILILLVSVSSCSKIYALQSKNYFSTVLDGACYDISGSPVKVSCDYYLIYYAADWCPYCKEYSEDLKQTYSRLKRMYGNVEIIFAGHERDTSNTDLESFLRQGNYSFPYVKYEYREKTNIMHLVDVPKFWIPGFVLLDNSGQVLASSNGQDKDAYCRDAPLTYYEAIQQCDCILDLPKL, encoded by the coding sequence ATGAAAAGATTTGCTTATATTTGTATTTTGATTCTGCTTGTATCAGTAAGCTCTTGTTCCAAAATCTATGCGTTGCAATCAAAGAATTATTTCTCCACTGTGCTGGATGGGGCTTGCTATGATATTTCAGGTAGTCCAGTGAAGGTCTCCTGTGATTATTACCTGATTTATTATGCTGCAGATTGGTGCCCTTATTGCAAAGAATATTCCGAAGATTTGAAACAGACTTATTCCAGACTGAAACGGATGTATGGAAATGTTGAGATTATATTTGCAGGTCACGAACGGGATACCTCAAACACTGATTTGGAATCATTTCTTCGACAGGGGAACTATTCATTCCCCTATGTTAAATATGAGTATCGGGAGAAGACTAATATTATGCATCTGGTTGATGTACCCAAATTCTGGATCCCCGGATTTGTTCTACTGGACAACTCCGGTCAGGTTCTAGCCTCTTCGAATGGACAGGATAAGGATGCGTATTGCCGTGATGCCCCGCTTACGTATTATGAAGCAATTCAGCAATGTGATTGCATACTTGACCTACCAAAATTGTAA
- a CDS encoding ABC transporter substrate-binding protein → MNRMKKGGVWILCLIVLASASLWAQGKTEAAAGQGTVVVTPVGTYPVVTKPVSLSFLTMQPVYIEDFTTNRFAQYLEDKTGVDIKWETIPRDAVKEKLNIILASGDYPDVFFGLGRQEQGIGASQEMTYGVQEGMFLPLNDLIDTYMPNLSKLLDERPGIRQFLTSPDGNIYSLPDFNECYHCTVSQKVWVYQPWLDALGLKMPTTTDEFYQMLVAFRDKDPNGNGKKDEIPYAGAISGWNNTPETFLLNSFIYSNLVASLDASPSSAIGFYRDGNTIRTMVNTPEYRDSLSYMAKLYREGLIYAASYTQNSDQLTQLVEGPKEPIVGVVAGGYGGMFSIVGGERYQNFRLLAPLKGPSGAQYARFFTQEPVIGNVVISKTCKNPEVVARLVDYLYSDEGTLMSNYGFEGEGWEWAKDGDVGLDGKKAIYKLLKAWNDMDPQNDCFVMLGVRENTSTIRNGEAVNPDVNLYSSEGLEALLYQKSAELYSPYAHPELEIPTLRFLDDEETAFASKKVAYANYVRQSLVKFVTGAWSVDSDWNQYIQGLDKLDLNGILGINQKAYNRQNGSN, encoded by the coding sequence ATGAACAGAATGAAAAAAGGTGGTGTTTGGATTCTATGCCTGATTGTCTTAGCCTCGGCAAGTCTCTGGGCACAAGGAAAAACTGAGGCTGCGGCAGGCCAGGGTACGGTGGTTGTTACACCTGTAGGTACCTATCCCGTTGTCACCAAGCCTGTATCATTGTCATTTTTAACAATGCAACCGGTTTATATCGAGGATTTCACCACGAACCGGTTTGCTCAGTACTTGGAAGATAAGACTGGTGTTGATATCAAGTGGGAAACCATTCCTCGTGATGCAGTAAAGGAAAAACTCAATATCATTCTTGCATCCGGTGATTATCCTGATGTTTTTTTTGGCCTCGGCCGTCAGGAACAGGGGATTGGAGCGTCTCAGGAAATGACCTATGGAGTGCAGGAAGGCATGTTTCTCCCTCTCAATGATCTCATCGATACCTATATGCCCAATCTTTCAAAGTTGCTCGATGAACGTCCCGGAATCAGACAATTTCTTACATCTCCCGATGGAAATATCTATAGTCTTCCAGATTTCAATGAATGTTATCATTGTACGGTTTCCCAGAAAGTCTGGGTTTATCAACCTTGGTTGGATGCCCTTGGGTTAAAGATGCCGACAACAACTGATGAATTTTACCAGATGTTGGTTGCTTTCAGAGACAAGGATCCTAACGGAAACGGAAAAAAAGATGAGATTCCGTACGCTGGGGCAATCTCGGGTTGGAATAATACCCCTGAAACCTTTTTACTCAATTCCTTTATTTATTCCAACTTGGTAGCTTCTTTGGATGCTAGCCCTTCAAGTGCCATTGGGTTCTATCGGGATGGTAATACCATTAGGACAATGGTCAATACTCCTGAATATCGTGATTCCTTGAGTTATATGGCAAAGTTATATAGGGAAGGATTGATTTATGCTGCTTCTTACACACAGAACTCGGATCAATTGACCCAACTTGTCGAAGGACCAAAAGAGCCAATCGTTGGTGTTGTTGCCGGTGGGTATGGTGGTATGTTCTCTATTGTCGGAGGGGAACGCTATCAAAATTTCCGCCTCCTTGCTCCACTCAAAGGACCAAGCGGTGCTCAATATGCACGTTTTTTCACTCAGGAACCGGTAATCGGAAATGTTGTTATTTCAAAGACCTGTAAAAATCCCGAAGTCGTCGCTCGTTTGGTTGATTATCTTTATTCCGATGAAGGTACTTTGATGTCAAACTATGGATTTGAAGGTGAAGGTTGGGAATGGGCAAAAGATGGCGATGTCGGTTTGGATGGGAAAAAAGCTATCTATAAGTTGCTAAAAGCCTGGAATGATATGGATCCCCAGAATGATTGTTTTGTAATGCTCGGTGTCCGTGAAAATACCTCAACAATCAGAAATGGAGAGGCTGTCAATCCCGATGTCAATCTGTATAGCTCCGAGGGTCTTGAGGCTTTGCTGTATCAGAAATCAGCTGAACTGTATAGTCCTTATGCACATCCAGAATTGGAAATTCCGACACTTAGGTTTCTTGATGACGAAGAAACTGCTTTTGCTTCCAAGAAAGTTGCTTATGCGAATTATGTACGGCAGTCCCTTGTGAAATTTGTCACAGGAGCATGGTCGGTCGATTCAGATTGGAATCAGTATATCCAGGGATTGGATAAACTTGATCTGAATGGGATTCTTGGAATAAACCAAAAGGCGTATAATCGCCAGAATGGTAGCAATTAG
- a CDS encoding LacI family DNA-binding transcriptional regulator, which translates to MPTIKDVAKDSGLGVGTISRYLNDKPVTAVNKRKIALSIKKLGYERNELARGLKTSRTHVIGVLIPDLTDIFATMLVQAIEQYAYENGFNTITCDSRGDDNLEREKISLLVRRDVDGLIVFPVNEKTTSEAYGHLNVPLIMINSSISDSPFDSIRSDDFDAGKQAGQFFYNHGHKKVAVISQMCNRPGQLRAEGFFSVFGPSPDRSLLFDGDFEIEDGYRSMQEIMKMQDRPTGVFTTNYYTTIGVLRYCRENHLEFPRDMSFIGFDNIGAIPVLGPPLTIIEQPIIQIGRQAVHLLLQRIEHALVEGENPVEMLLKTRLLTADSVKNV; encoded by the coding sequence TTGCCAACAATTAAGGATGTAGCAAAAGATTCTGGGTTAGGTGTAGGTACTATTTCCCGGTATTTAAATGATAAGCCTGTAACGGCTGTTAATAAACGAAAAATTGCCCTATCCATAAAGAAACTTGGGTACGAAAGAAATGAATTGGCTCGAGGTCTAAAAACTAGTAGAACCCATGTTATCGGTGTCCTTATCCCTGATCTTACTGACATATTTGCCACTATGTTGGTGCAAGCTATTGAGCAGTACGCCTACGAAAACGGCTTTAATACCATTACCTGTGATTCTCGCGGAGATGATAATTTGGAGCGGGAAAAGATAAGCCTTCTAGTTAGACGGGACGTCGATGGACTGATTGTGTTTCCGGTCAATGAGAAAACAACCTCCGAAGCCTATGGCCATTTAAACGTACCTTTGATAATGATCAACAGTTCCATTTCAGATTCTCCCTTCGATAGCATCCGAAGTGATGATTTTGATGCAGGAAAACAAGCTGGACAATTTTTTTACAACCATGGGCATAAAAAAGTTGCAGTCATTTCGCAGATGTGCAACAGACCTGGCCAATTGAGGGCTGAAGGTTTTTTTTCAGTATTCGGTCCTTCCCCTGATAGATCATTGCTTTTTGATGGAGATTTCGAAATCGAGGATGGCTATCGTTCGATGCAAGAAATTATGAAAATGCAAGACCGCCCAACCGGCGTGTTTACCACAAACTATTATACTACGATAGGTGTCTTACGATATTGCCGGGAGAACCATCTGGAATTTCCGAGAGATATGTCATTTATTGGGTTTGACAATATTGGGGCAATCCCTGTCCTGGGACCTCCCTTGACCATTATTGAACAACCAATAATTCAAATCGGAAGGCAGGCAGTCCATCTCTTGTTGCAACGGATTGAACATGCTCTGGTGGAAGGCGAAAACCCTGTGGAAATGTTGCTGAAGACCCGATTGCTTACCGCAGATTCAGTAAAAAATGTTTAA